In one window of Thermodesulfovibrionales bacterium DNA:
- the scpB gene encoding SMC-Scp complex subunit ScpB produces MEDREKKSLLEALLFLSGEPVTTASLKSITDIEEPEIKRLLDELISDYRNRDGGILISEIANGYQMVTGLRYAPWIRKLKGAQVSSKLSMPALETLAIIAYKQPIIKAEVEQIRGVNSDGVVRTLIERRLIKIMGRKEAPGKPLLYGTTKEFLRYFGLKDLTELPTLKELAREEAF; encoded by the coding sequence ATGGAAGACAGAGAAAAGAAATCACTTCTGGAGGCATTGTTGTTTCTGTCTGGAGAGCCGGTAACAACAGCATCGCTCAAGAGCATCACCGATATTGAGGAACCCGAGATCAAAAGGCTCCTCGACGAGCTTATCAGTGATTACCGAAACAGGGACGGAGGCATACTGATATCGGAAATTGCGAACGGGTATCAGATGGTCACCGGTCTCCGGTATGCCCCATGGATCAGGAAACTCAAGGGCGCACAGGTTTCGAGCAAACTCTCTATGCCGGCCCTCGAGACTCTTGCAATCATTGCTTATAAGCAGCCGATCATCAAGGCTGAAGTCGAACAGATTAGGGGAGTGAATTCCGACGGCGTCGTGAGGACCCTCATCGAGCGGAGACTTATCAAGATCATGGGGAGAAAAGAAGCGCCGGGGAAGCCGCTTCTCTACGGAACGACGAAGGAGTTTCTCAGGTATTTTGGTCTGAAGGATCTCACCGAGCTTCCGACCCTCAAAGAGCTGGCAAGGGAAGAAGCTTTCTGA